The sequence GGTTGGAGCGTCAATAGGGGCCATTACGGAATGAAAAAATCCCTCTTCATAACCGGAACCGATACGGGCGTCGGCAAGACCTTCGTCGCCTGCGCGCTCGCGCGGGGTTTTAAGGCACAGGGCATGAAAGTCGGCGTCATGAAGCCGGTCGAGACCGGGTGCCGTGGCAGGAACGGAGGCCTTATCCCCGAAGACGCAAGGAAACTCCGGGAAGCCGCCGGAAGCGAGGACCCAATCGACACCATAAACCCCTACCGCTTCTCCCCCCCTCTGGCCCCTTCGCTGGCCGCAAGAGAGGCGGGCGTTACAATAGAGCTTCAGAGAATAAAGAGATCCTACGAAGAGCTTTCCGAAAAGAACGACGTGGTGATCGTCGAGGGCGCGGGCGGACTCATGGTGCCGCTAACGGATAGTAAGACCTTCGCAGACCTCGTCCTCTTCCTCGGCCTGCCTATGGTAGTGGTCGCCCCGAACCGTCTCGGGGTGATAAACCACACGCTCCTTACGGTCCGCTGCGCCGAGGCGGCCGGGATAGAGGTGCGCGGCGCCGTACTGAACAACCTCTCCGTGGAAACCGACGAGAGCGCCCCGCACAACGCCGGTGAGCTTAAACGGCTCGGCATAACCGTAATAAAAACCCTCCCCTTCTCGAAAGAAGGGGAGGGTTCGGATCTGTTCAGGGA is a genomic window of Thermodesulfobacteriota bacterium containing:
- the bioD gene encoding dethiobiotin synthase, with product GWSVNRGHYGMKKSLFITGTDTGVGKTFVACALARGFKAQGMKVGVMKPVETGCRGRNGGLIPEDARKLREAAGSEDPIDTINPYRFSPPLAPSLAAREAGVTIELQRIKRSYEELSEKNDVVIVEGAGGLMVPLTDSKTFADLVLFLGLPMVVVAPNRLGVINHTLLTVRCAEAAGIEVRGAVLNNLSVETDESAPHNAGELKRLGITVIKTLPFSKEGEGSDLFRELIEFIL